The following coding sequences are from one Deinococcus cellulosilyticus NBRC 106333 = KACC 11606 window:
- the ntrB gene encoding nitrate ABC transporter permease, whose translation MQNVQSNPITVKRSGVVLKGFKDAASQFGFFVAGISLLLVGWWIVGQNIKDLPTPIDVFQALKTLLSDPYYERGPNDRGILNLLLSSLSRVAGGFLLGALVAIPLGVLMGSVPFAKRLIDPIVQLLRPVSPLAWFPIGLTVFQSAEPATVFIIFITALWPTVINTAFGVANLPKDFKNVARVFKFTPGQYITKVLIPFALPHIITGLRISFGIAWMVIVAAEMLSGKSGIGFYVWDAWNALNLSNVISAIFIIGFTGLLFDRFFGFLERKVKYE comes from the coding sequence ATGCAGAACGTTCAATCCAACCCCATCACGGTCAAAAGAAGCGGCGTGGTCCTCAAAGGCTTCAAAGATGCGGCAAGCCAGTTCGGTTTCTTTGTTGCGGGCATCTCCCTCCTGCTGGTCGGGTGGTGGATCGTCGGACAGAACATCAAGGACCTCCCCACCCCTATCGATGTCTTTCAGGCCCTGAAAACCCTGCTCTCCGATCCTTACTACGAGCGCGGTCCAAACGACCGGGGCATCCTGAACCTGCTGCTGAGTTCCCTCAGCCGGGTGGCCGGAGGCTTCCTGCTCGGTGCCCTGGTGGCCATCCCCCTCGGTGTACTGATGGGCAGCGTCCCTTTTGCCAAGAGACTGATCGATCCCATCGTGCAACTGCTGCGCCCCGTGAGCCCTCTGGCCTGGTTCCCCATCGGTCTGACCGTGTTCCAGAGCGCAGAGCCTGCCACAGTGTTCATCATCTTCATCACTGCCCTGTGGCCCACCGTGATCAACACCGCCTTCGGGGTCGCAAACCTGCCAAAAGACTTCAAGAACGTCGCCAGGGTCTTCAAATTCACCCCTGGACAGTACATCACCAAAGTGCTGATTCCCTTTGCCCTGCCCCACATCATCACCGGTCTGCGCATCTCCTTCGGGATTGCCTGGATGGTCATCGTGGCTGCAGAAATGCTCTCCGGCAAATCCGGCATCGGGTTTTACGTCTGGGACGCCTGGAACGCCCTGAACCTCTCGAATGTGATCTCTGCGATCTTCATCATCGGGTTCACAGGACTCCTCTTTGACCGGTTCTTCGGATTTCTCGAGCGGAAGGTGAAATATGAATAA
- a CDS encoding ABC transporter ATP-binding protein, with amino-acid sequence MNKGTPTLDIEGVHKAFGSYVAVENVDLKIWPGEFIALIGHSGCGKSTLLNMISGLEKPSEGHIRLKGRSVEGPGPDRAMVFQNYSLLPWLSVFQNVLEAVKAAQPELGAAERKARVEEFLSVVGLMPHKDKKPSELSGGMKQRVAIARAFAIHPSVLLLDEPFGALDAITKSNLHEELLKMWSLENTDGTQKNVVMVTHDIDEAIYLADRIVVMSNGPRARIHEIIEVPLARPRSKAELIEDPTYLKIKSHLLSLLSVVLAHPA; translated from the coding sequence ATGAATAAAGGCACCCCCACCCTGGACATCGAAGGCGTGCACAAGGCTTTCGGAAGCTACGTCGCCGTCGAGAATGTGGACCTGAAGATCTGGCCCGGTGAATTCATCGCCCTGATCGGCCACTCTGGATGCGGCAAGAGCACCCTGCTGAACATGATCTCCGGCCTCGAAAAACCCTCCGAGGGGCACATCCGCCTGAAAGGTCGCTCTGTCGAAGGCCCCGGTCCAGACCGCGCGATGGTGTTCCAGAACTATTCGCTCTTGCCCTGGCTCAGCGTGTTCCAGAACGTGCTGGAAGCTGTCAAAGCTGCCCAGCCTGAACTCGGGGCCGCAGAACGCAAAGCCCGCGTGGAGGAGTTCCTGTCGGTCGTGGGCCTGATGCCCCACAAAGACAAGAAGCCCAGCGAACTCTCCGGCGGCATGAAACAGCGTGTGGCCATCGCCAGAGCCTTCGCCATTCATCCTTCCGTACTGCTGCTCGACGAGCCTTTCGGAGCCCTGGACGCCATCACCAAGAGCAACCTCCACGAGGAACTCCTGAAAATGTGGTCCTTAGAGAACACCGACGGCACCCAGAAGAACGTGGTGATGGTCACCCACGACATCGACGAGGCCATCTACCTCGCCGACCGCATCGTGGTGATGAGCAACGGACCCCGCGCCCGCATCCACGAAATCATCGAAGTCCCTCTGGCCCGCCCTCGCAGCAAGGCCGAACTGATCGAAGACCCCACCTACCTGAAGATCAAGAGCCACCTGCTTTCGCTGCTGAGCGTGGTGCTGGCGCATCCCGCCTGA